One genomic window of Mucilaginibacter sp. SJ includes the following:
- a CDS encoding TonB-dependent receptor, producing the protein MKIQGSVRDSVSGVAYPTIKLKTAQISGDAKGFFTAFVPAGQQLSLEISAVGYQPILVSLPALTSDTAINWHLRQASQALGEVVISATRRPESPRNIVSTVSIVSKKKLDNEIAVNPDLTSILANQVPGFAPTAQSGSNVGQNLRGRPMLVMIDGVSQSSPLRNAEVDLRSIDPSVLQQIEVVKGATAIYGNGAAGGLVNYVTLVPDTSAKFAGKTDVYLNGSLVKVRNSVGGRISQMFYGKAGKFDYVASGMAEETGEYKDAKGDVVGPNYSLGETNTYNAFAKLGYQPTRNQRLQLVYNYYSSLQNSNFTLVNGNLATGQKATGVLGKPAGIPTGAAYNHNLHLSYKVDDLFAHTSLNADAYYEKRQDVFYVSLGRFDGGDGQSLAHNDKKGIRLFLQTPMVSRPSLNANLSYGIDLLKDKTSQPLVDGRVWVPAMDMINLAPFAQADLMIIRDLVFKTGFRYERVDIDVDNYRTLRITNASGATVTPSFDVTGGVLKYNTALFNAGLKYNRFELFSPYISFSQGFSVMDIGLALRDAKVNSINKINTDAVKVNNYEAGFESHYQNLVFSASAYQSTSKLGIEVLYDPATGLFNTARSPEKIYGFELAASYIFSRRLTVGGSYSYTEGKRDVNQNGKYDDPQDAYLNGRRISAPKITGNVTYSPIQVVDITLNYTGIGNRNRFVKNATGIYNGNEGAVKAYNLFNLAAGYKVNKNTRLSLGIENLFNEDYFPARAQWFMQPGFYSKGRGTAFNFGISVRY; encoded by the coding sequence GTGAAAATACAAGGTAGCGTCCGCGACTCCGTGTCTGGAGTAGCTTATCCCACAATCAAGTTGAAAACCGCGCAGATAAGTGGTGATGCCAAAGGGTTCTTCACGGCTTTTGTACCGGCAGGACAGCAACTATCATTGGAAATTTCTGCCGTCGGCTATCAGCCCATATTGGTATCGCTTCCGGCTTTAACGAGTGACACAGCCATTAACTGGCATTTACGGCAAGCCAGCCAGGCGCTTGGTGAGGTTGTAATTTCGGCTACAAGAAGACCGGAAAGCCCCAGGAATATTGTATCAACAGTAAGCATCGTTTCAAAAAAGAAACTCGACAATGAGATTGCTGTTAACCCGGACCTGACCAGCATCCTGGCAAACCAGGTACCCGGCTTTGCCCCGACAGCACAATCGGGCAGTAATGTTGGTCAAAACTTAAGGGGGCGTCCCATGCTGGTTATGATTGATGGTGTGAGCCAGTCGTCCCCACTCAGGAATGCCGAGGTGGACCTGAGGTCTATTGACCCCTCTGTATTGCAGCAAATTGAAGTCGTAAAAGGGGCAACAGCCATTTACGGTAATGGTGCCGCCGGCGGCCTGGTTAACTATGTAACATTGGTGCCTGATACTTCGGCAAAGTTTGCCGGTAAAACCGACGTTTATTTAAACGGCTCGCTGGTGAAGGTACGTAATTCGGTAGGCGGTCGTATCAGTCAGATGTTTTATGGCAAAGCAGGGAAATTTGATTATGTAGCAAGCGGCATGGCAGAGGAAACCGGAGAATACAAAGATGCCAAAGGCGATGTGGTTGGGCCCAACTACAGCCTTGGTGAAACAAACACCTATAATGCCTTTGCTAAACTGGGTTATCAGCCAACGCGTAACCAGCGTTTACAATTGGTATATAACTATTATAGCAGCTTACAGAACAGCAACTTTACGCTGGTGAACGGCAACCTGGCTACAGGTCAGAAAGCTACCGGTGTACTTGGTAAACCGGCGGGCATTCCTACCGGAGCGGCTTACAATCACAACCTGCATTTATCTTACAAGGTTGACGATCTTTTCGCACATACGAGCCTGAACGCGGATGCTTATTATGAAAAACGCCAGGATGTGTTTTATGTGTCCTTAGGTCGTTTTGATGGCGGCGACGGTCAGTCATTAGCACATAATGACAAAAAAGGCATACGATTATTCCTCCAAACTCCAATGGTCAGCCGTCCGTCGCTGAACGCCAACCTGTCTTATGGTATAGATTTGCTGAAAGACAAAACCTCACAGCCTCTGGTAGACGGCCGTGTTTGGGTACCTGCCATGGACATGATCAACCTGGCACCATTTGCGCAAGCCGACTTGATGATCATTCGGGATCTGGTGTTCAAAACAGGGTTCCGGTATGAGCGTGTTGATATTGATGTCGACAACTATCGTACATTACGCATTACCAATGCAAGCGGTGCTACGGTAACTCCATCATTTGATGTAACGGGCGGCGTGTTGAAATATAATACCGCTTTGTTTAATGCCGGTTTAAAGTATAATCGTTTTGAGCTGTTCAGCCCTTATATAAGTTTTTCCCAGGGTTTTTCTGTAATGGACATCGGTTTGGCTTTACGCGATGCAAAGGTAAACAGTATTAATAAGATCAATACCGATGCTGTTAAAGTGAATAATTATGAGGCGGGCTTTGAAAGCCATTATCAAAACCTGGTATTTTCAGCTTCAGCCTATCAAAGCACCTCTAAGTTGGGAATTGAGGTGTTATATGATCCGGCCACCGGCTTATTTAATACCGCGCGGAGCCCTGAAAAAATTTACGGTTTTGAATTAGCTGCCAGCTACATATTTAGCCGCCGGTTAACCGTAGGCGGTAGTTACAGTTATACAGAAGGAAAAAGGGACGTTAATCAAAACGGGAAATACGATGACCCGCAAGATGCCTACCTGAACGGCAGGCGCATTTCTGCTCCTAAGATTACCGGTAATGTTACTTATTCACCAATCCAGGTGGTGGACATAACCCTGAATTATACAGGAATTGGCAACCGCAACCGTTTCGTAAAAAATGCCACCGGTATCTATAATGGCAATGAAGGGGCTGTAAAAGCCTATAACCTGTTTAACCTGGCGGCCGGGTATAAAGTGAACAAGAATACCCGATTGAGCCTGGGCATTGAAAATCTGTT